A DNA window from Pseudomonas sp. B21-056 contains the following coding sequences:
- a CDS encoding glycosyltransferase family 4 protein, producing MNAPFGPSHRSSPLPIIHLLDSGGFYGAERMLLDHCLATPGQHQVLFLAAPPTLITRFRQAGVDCHCCGSWGELLQHLRQRRSEQPLLNTHNFKGLLFGWAAATLLRLPLVITQHGFTPRSPKQRFYTWLSLQLCRTAPVKRVVCVAESIAVLHRQASVQAEKLDVIPNGLPAPTAPVAHRDDGQRWRVGYVGRLSSEKGPDLFLDAMIPLCQRHPSLHAVMLGDGPERQALLKRINDAGLPTRIELPGYQTDMNAWWSRLDALVISSRTEGTPMILLEAMQAGVPVVAFGVGGIPDVVQDRHNGLLAAPANSAELARQVETLFSEPPLAQILADNARRTQQDRYDLRTLAERWSQLYIRTAREARP from the coding sequence TTGAACGCGCCGTTCGGCCCGTCCCACCGCAGCAGCCCCCTGCCGATCATTCATTTGCTCGACAGCGGTGGCTTCTACGGGGCCGAGCGGATGCTGCTCGATCATTGCCTGGCAACCCCGGGACAGCACCAGGTGCTGTTCCTCGCGGCGCCGCCGACCTTGATCACGCGCTTTCGCCAGGCCGGGGTCGATTGCCATTGCTGTGGGAGCTGGGGCGAGTTGTTGCAGCACTTGCGCCAACGGCGCAGCGAGCAACCGCTGCTCAATACCCACAACTTCAAGGGGCTGCTGTTCGGCTGGGCCGCCGCCACGTTGCTGCGCCTGCCGTTGGTGATCACTCAGCATGGGTTCACACCGCGCAGCCCCAAGCAGCGCTTCTACACCTGGCTCAGCCTGCAACTGTGTCGCACGGCTCCGGTCAAGCGCGTGGTCTGCGTGGCCGAGAGCATTGCCGTGCTGCACCGCCAGGCCAGCGTGCAGGCGGAAAAGCTCGATGTGATCCCCAACGGTTTGCCGGCGCCCACGGCTCCGGTGGCGCACCGCGACGACGGCCAACGCTGGCGGGTCGGCTATGTCGGCCGCTTGAGCAGCGAGAAAGGCCCGGACCTGTTCCTCGACGCCATGATCCCCCTGTGCCAGCGGCATCCGTCGCTGCACGCAGTAATGCTCGGCGACGGCCCGGAACGCCAGGCCCTGCTCAAGCGCATCAACGATGCCGGGCTGCCCACGCGTATTGAGCTGCCGGGGTACCAGACCGACATGAATGCCTGGTGGAGTCGCCTCGATGCGCTGGTGATCAGTTCGCGCACGGAAGGCACGCCGATGATTCTGCTCGAGGCCATGCAAGCCGGGGTGCCGGTGGTGGCATTCGGCGTCGGCGGCATTCCCGATGTGGTACAGGACCGTCACAACGGTTTGCTCGCCGCGCCTGCCAACAGCGCTGAGCTGGCCCGGCAGGTCGAAACGCTGTTCAGCGAACCGCCCCTGGCGCAGATCCTGGCCGACAACGCACGCCGCACCCAACAGGACCGCTACGACCTGCGGACGCTGGCCGAACGCTGGTCGCAGCTCTACATCCGCACGGCACGGGAGGCTCGCCCATGA
- a CDS encoding lipopolysaccharide biosynthesis protein produces the protein MSRAHYLKHLVLSMGTRLAMIGLRLLRNVLLARILGPSERGLFALLSTLPDLISAATSGGLNSAVGYQAAQQRSMGLLLSQVLVFGCLLAGLLTLLVVVLAREFGADLDITTQLGLLAWLLLLAVPLTVLKSGLLTLHNASGGVGGFNALRLMESLAPLLLFLALFWMWKDAALEAALISWLTGLSLVVLAGWVWLRRDHDVSLQWNRASQGELLRYGARSHPDLLFQQVILRSDYLFIGALLGSAALGHYAMASAAAELLLIVPEAVTTPLMKRLLQQDSDMQRLTPLALRLTATVMLGACLGMALIGEWLIVTLFGVAYQPAYPALLALLPGLFGLCYASILRLDLLGKNRPGTVSLLMGAGALLNLALNLLLIPRYGIVGAAAASSIAYLGVTLALLAMYCRLSGVALWQTLIILPSDLLPMRQMLMGKSA, from the coding sequence ATGAGCCGCGCGCATTACCTCAAACACCTGGTGCTGAGCATGGGCACGCGCCTGGCGATGATCGGCCTGCGCCTGCTGCGCAACGTGTTGCTGGCACGCATCCTGGGGCCCAGCGAACGCGGGTTGTTTGCTTTGCTCAGCACCTTGCCGGACCTGATCAGCGCCGCCACCAGTGGCGGCCTGAATTCCGCCGTGGGCTATCAGGCGGCGCAGCAGCGTTCGATGGGGCTGCTGCTCAGCCAGGTGCTGGTGTTCGGTTGCCTGTTGGCCGGGTTGTTGACCCTGTTGGTGGTGGTGCTGGCACGCGAGTTCGGCGCTGATCTGGACATCACCACGCAGTTGGGTTTGCTGGCCTGGCTGCTGTTGCTCGCCGTGCCGTTGACCGTGCTCAAGAGCGGCCTGCTGACGCTGCACAATGCCTCAGGCGGCGTGGGCGGCTTCAATGCCTTGCGCCTGATGGAATCCCTGGCGCCGCTGTTACTGTTCTTGGCCTTGTTCTGGATGTGGAAAGACGCGGCCCTGGAAGCGGCGTTGATCAGTTGGTTGACGGGCCTGAGCCTGGTGGTACTGGCCGGTTGGGTCTGGTTGCGGCGGGATCACGACGTGTCACTGCAATGGAACCGCGCCAGCCAGGGCGAGCTGCTGCGCTACGGTGCCCGCAGCCATCCGGACCTGCTGTTCCAGCAAGTGATACTGCGTTCGGACTACCTGTTCATCGGCGCCCTGCTGGGCAGCGCCGCCCTGGGTCACTACGCCATGGCCAGCGCCGCCGCCGAGCTGCTGTTGATCGTGCCGGAAGCCGTTACCACACCGCTGATGAAGCGCCTGCTGCAACAGGACAGCGATATGCAGCGCCTGACGCCCCTGGCCCTGCGCCTGACCGCCACGGTGATGCTCGGCGCTTGCCTGGGCATGGCACTGATCGGCGAATGGCTGATCGTGACCCTGTTCGGCGTTGCCTACCAACCGGCTTATCCTGCCTTGCTGGCGCTGCTGCCGGGGCTGTTCGGGTTGTGCTACGCGAGCATCCTGCGCCTGGACCTGCTGGGCAAGAACCGGCCCGGCACGGTATCGCTGTTGATGGGCGCGGGCGCGTTGTTGAACCTGGCGCTGAACCTGCTGCTGATCCCACGCTATGGCATCGTCGGGGCTGCCGCCGCGTCTTCTATCGCTTACCTGGGCGTGACCCTGGCGTTGCTGGCGATGTATTGCCGCCTCAGCGGCGTGGCACTGTGGCAAACACTGATCATCCTGCCCAGCGACCTGCTGCCCATGCGGCAGATGCTGATGGGGAAATCGGCATGA
- a CDS encoding polysaccharide deacetylase family protein, translating to MSIKQVFKLTGGWLYLNTALGRGPLRGAGVILMLHRVLSNDRAAELPHRNELCVGPEAFEHLLIWLQRHFECVPLMTLLLADPATVPDRPRVTLTFDDGWRDNAMNAFPLLRQYQVPASIFLSTDFIGSRQHFWWESIGETLWGSHGQVARLALIEHLQQAGRPLPVMLDDLDDDRRSLSLLHYLQSLKTLAPQTLSDLTDTCPHGAQPQALDWTQVRMLEDSGLVRFGPHGASHAILTGLDDQRLHEELSRSRIAMENACAQPLPVYCYPNGDNDERVRHQVAAHGFAFALGTEAGLYRNDGDPWNLPRFGVSQRNAQHPELLAWRIRRGTRP from the coding sequence ATGTCGATCAAACAAGTCTTCAAGCTCACCGGCGGCTGGCTGTACCTGAACACGGCTCTGGGCCGCGGCCCGTTGCGGGGCGCCGGCGTGATCCTGATGCTGCACCGCGTGCTGAGCAACGATCGCGCCGCCGAACTGCCCCATCGCAACGAGTTGTGCGTGGGGCCGGAAGCCTTCGAACACTTGTTGATCTGGCTGCAACGGCATTTCGAATGCGTGCCGCTGATGACCCTGCTGCTGGCCGACCCTGCCACCGTTCCGGACCGTCCGCGGGTCACCCTGACCTTCGACGACGGCTGGCGCGACAACGCCATGAATGCCTTCCCCTTGCTGCGCCAATATCAGGTGCCGGCGAGTATTTTTCTCTCCACCGATTTCATCGGCAGCCGCCAGCACTTCTGGTGGGAAAGCATCGGCGAAACCCTGTGGGGCAGTCACGGCCAGGTGGCACGGCTGGCGCTGATCGAGCACCTGCAACAGGCTGGCCGGCCGTTGCCGGTGATGCTCGATGACCTGGATGACGACCGCCGCAGCCTGTCGTTGCTGCACTATCTGCAAAGCCTCAAGACCCTCGCCCCACAGACCCTGAGCGACCTCACCGACACCTGCCCCCATGGCGCCCAGCCCCAGGCGCTGGACTGGACCCAAGTGCGCATGCTTGAAGATTCGGGGCTGGTGCGCTTCGGCCCCCACGGCGCCAGCCACGCGATCCTCACCGGGCTCGACGACCAGCGCCTGCACGAAGAACTGAGCCGCAGCCGGATAGCCATGGAAAACGCCTGCGCCCAACCGTTGCCGGTGTATTGCTACCCCAATGGCGATAACGACGAGCGTGTCCGCCACCAGGTGGCAGCCCACGGTTTTGCGTTCGCCCTGGGGACCGAGGCCGGGCTGTATCGCAACGATGGCGATCCGTGGAACCTGCCGCGCTTCGGTGTCAGTCAACGCAACGCCCAGCATCCCGAACTGCTGGCTTGGCGCATTCGCCGAGGGACACGTCCATGA
- a CDS encoding O-antigen ligase family protein, protein MIVPLSIVSLLALVCLALLASPYPFLAPGAVLGLVGVAVLYRKPGWGLLGIAALVPFEGLFKDNVFSGSKFFGLALALILMLQLALHQIPGTRLRSNIWRPLIGFMLLYGLSVCLSDSLELSMTHFRELSVGLILFVITLLIGRGLNLDLFCRLVTLSVTTTCVLAMFSAKYQDQGRASGLLEDPNAFALLIAFTMPLALLLVVRGPNLLHRLFWMGCLILLLGGMTKTESRSGLVVLLLSLAIGLYHYRAQLPRVRPRHLGFAMLGLALLVPLAVAVMPTGYVARIQSLSILSAGVNAHKDESLGRRASYIVVGSQMIRENPVLGTGPGTFPLHYAPTGYAKAFSANRKLGDLYRRAHNTYLEIFSEIGIPGGLMFVGMLGLGLYNLLHARRLWLARRDWAQADLLTHLGMSFLSLMLFLMFLSAPNHKLLWIMLALTSVLRHEAEQATLQEARP, encoded by the coding sequence ATGATTGTCCCACTCTCGATCGTCAGCCTGCTGGCGCTGGTCTGCCTGGCGTTGCTGGCCAGCCCCTATCCATTCCTGGCACCGGGGGCGGTGTTGGGCCTGGTGGGTGTCGCGGTGCTCTATCGCAAACCCGGCTGGGGCCTGCTGGGCATCGCCGCGCTGGTACCGTTCGAAGGGCTGTTCAAGGACAACGTGTTTTCCGGCAGCAAGTTCTTCGGCCTGGCATTGGCGTTGATCCTGATGCTGCAACTGGCCCTGCACCAGATTCCCGGGACGCGCCTGCGCAGCAATATCTGGCGGCCGCTGATCGGCTTCATGCTGCTGTATGGCCTGAGCGTTTGCCTGTCGGACAGCCTGGAGCTGTCGATGACCCATTTTCGCGAACTGAGCGTGGGGTTGATTCTGTTCGTCATTACCCTGCTGATCGGTCGCGGATTGAACCTGGACCTGTTTTGCCGCCTGGTGACGCTGAGTGTCACCACCACCTGCGTGCTGGCGATGTTTTCCGCCAAGTATCAGGATCAGGGCCGCGCCTCAGGCCTGCTGGAAGACCCGAACGCCTTTGCCCTGCTGATCGCCTTTACCATGCCACTGGCGCTGCTGCTGGTGGTGCGCGGGCCGAACCTGCTGCACCGATTGTTCTGGATGGGTTGTCTGATTCTGCTGCTGGGTGGCATGACCAAGACCGAATCCCGTTCGGGGCTGGTGGTGCTCCTGCTCAGCCTGGCGATCGGGCTGTATCACTATCGCGCGCAACTGCCGCGTGTCCGTCCACGGCACCTGGGGTTCGCCATGCTCGGGCTGGCGCTGCTGGTTCCCCTGGCAGTCGCCGTAATGCCGACCGGCTACGTCGCACGTATCCAGTCATTGAGCATCCTCAGTGCCGGCGTCAATGCCCACAAGGATGAATCCCTCGGCCGGCGTGCTTCGTACATCGTGGTCGGCAGTCAGATGATCCGCGAAAATCCAGTGCTCGGCACCGGCCCCGGTACCTTCCCGCTGCACTATGCGCCCACCGGCTACGCCAAGGCGTTCTCGGCCAATCGCAAGCTGGGGGACCTGTATCGCCGGGCCCACAACACTTACCTGGAAATCTTCAGCGAAATCGGCATTCCGGGCGGGCTGATGTTCGTCGGCATGCTCGGCCTGGGCCTGTACAACCTGCTGCATGCGCGCCGGCTCTGGCTCGCACGCCGGGACTGGGCGCAGGCGGATCTGCTGACGCACCTGGGCATGAGTTTCCTGTCGCTGATGCTGTTCCTGATGTTCCTCAGTGCGCCGAACCATAAGCTGCTGTGGATCATGCTCGCCCTGACCAGTGTGCTGCGCCACGAGGCCGAACAGGCCACCCTCCAGGAGGCGCGCCCATGA
- a CDS encoding GumC family protein has product MNPKENYLHEFFRIFFANKQWVKRIFLIFAVIALALPLMLKQSFDITAQVIVQSKKLSQGDATTSLNQENATFIPPSLADMETESNILRSPALIRQTISTLRDQGEYNPSPGIFNKWVSEPFKRYVTTPLREYVINPLRDNLGLEVDPVRDTVLDTLTDEAVENLKIETLPGSNVISIVYSFGDPQQGTRFVAQLLQNYLSSRQELQSIELPQTFYEQKKSQYQNRLDGLEGTRLALLEGVGSADPKEEITFRLNAINTEEQALNLYQDRLLQSQRWLDYLKTSLAAANSSKFNDYTFPFTFTTTVDNIAFEDREIKQLGEQLTGQVSRYMNDLAIFQPGSEPMLLAREQIVRTRQQFLKVVNNRIQERTTDLAVVSSVINQKVERIAAFKGRIHQLQETQSKLQQMDTEINALHAAFSTYAQRFAEASSVRSLDNDLSNARVLSPPFEPTAAAFPKPMLIIPFGLFSGLLLAIALVYVREFFDHRFKHPAQISQQLDVPVLLVINEQSPDQINPHRNWSLPSLVHWVRN; this is encoded by the coding sequence ATGAATCCCAAGGAAAACTATCTTCATGAGTTCTTCAGGATCTTCTTCGCCAACAAGCAGTGGGTGAAACGCATCTTCCTGATCTTCGCCGTGATTGCCCTGGCGCTGCCATTGATGCTCAAACAGAGCTTCGATATCACCGCCCAGGTGATCGTACAGTCGAAAAAACTCTCCCAAGGCGACGCGACCACGTCGCTGAACCAGGAAAACGCCACCTTCATTCCACCGTCCCTGGCGGACATGGAAACCGAGAGCAATATCCTGCGCTCGCCAGCGCTGATCCGGCAGACCATCAGCACCCTGCGCGACCAGGGCGAGTACAACCCCAGCCCTGGCATCTTCAACAAATGGGTGAGCGAACCGTTCAAGCGCTACGTCACCACGCCGCTGCGCGAGTACGTGATCAATCCGTTGCGCGATAACCTGGGGCTGGAGGTCGATCCGGTGCGCGACACCGTGCTCGATACACTGACCGATGAAGCCGTCGAGAACCTCAAGATCGAGACCCTGCCCGGCTCCAACGTCATCTCCATCGTCTACAGCTTCGGTGATCCGCAGCAAGGCACCCGGTTCGTGGCGCAACTGCTGCAGAACTACCTCTCAAGCCGCCAGGAATTGCAATCGATCGAGTTGCCGCAGACCTTCTATGAGCAGAAGAAAAGCCAATACCAGAACCGCCTCGACGGTCTGGAAGGCACTCGGCTGGCCTTGCTCGAAGGCGTCGGTTCGGCGGATCCCAAGGAGGAAATCACCTTCCGCCTGAACGCCATCAACACGGAAGAACAGGCCCTGAACCTGTACCAGGATCGCCTGCTGCAAAGCCAACGCTGGCTCGACTATCTCAAGACCAGTCTGGCAGCGGCGAACAGTTCGAAGTTCAACGACTACACCTTCCCCTTCACCTTCACCACCACCGTGGACAACATCGCCTTCGAAGACAGGGAGATCAAACAGTTGGGTGAGCAACTGACCGGCCAGGTCAGCCGCTATATGAATGACCTGGCGATCTTCCAGCCCGGCAGCGAACCGATGCTGCTGGCCCGGGAACAGATCGTGCGCACCCGCCAGCAATTCCTGAAGGTGGTGAACAACCGGATCCAGGAACGTACCACCGACCTGGCCGTTGTCAGCTCGGTGATCAATCAGAAGGTCGAGCGCATCGCCGCGTTCAAGGGGCGCATCCACCAGTTGCAGGAAACCCAGAGCAAGCTGCAGCAGATGGACACCGAGATCAACGCCCTGCATGCGGCGTTCTCCACCTACGCCCAACGGTTCGCCGAAGCCAGCAGCGTCCGTTCGCTGGACAACGACCTGTCCAACGCCCGTGTGCTCAGCCCGCCCTTCGAACCGACCGCCGCGGCCTTCCCCAAGCCGATGCTGATTATCCCGTTCGGCCTGTTCAGCGGCCTGCTGTTGGCGATTGCCCTGGTCTACGTGCGTGAGTTCTTCGACCATCGCTTCAAGCACCCAGCGCAGATCAGCCAGCAACTGGATGTACCGGTGCTGTTGGTGATCAACGAGCAGTCGCCCGACCAGATCAACCCGCATCGCAACTGGAGCCTGCCCAGCCTTGTCCATTGGGTGCGCAATTGA
- a CDS encoding N-acetyltransferase has product MNVLQKLRDRIRTRGLRAVLNQLCRHYVYFHEQLVWMERDLVSPIRPNNLRPYTPLRREIITTRNADAFATYFGDRVETMRELAAEGHTGLMYLDDKGDAVAFIWGSKRDYFDRHFFRCWFPVKPGEFFEFGGELYRTYWGTQLSVDFQLDLWKAMAEQGCNKVVDVFELSNIPAVKLHLRMDYQERGQITHMYCLFSRWRFFRDTFYTGSLLDSFRKPAKPVPSTAAA; this is encoded by the coding sequence ATGAACGTTCTGCAAAAATTGCGTGATCGCATTCGGACAAGAGGTTTGCGCGCCGTTCTGAATCAGCTGTGCAGGCACTACGTGTATTTCCACGAACAACTGGTATGGATGGAACGTGATCTGGTCAGTCCGATACGGCCCAACAACCTCAGGCCCTATACGCCGTTGCGCCGGGAAATCATTACCACCCGTAATGCCGATGCCTTCGCCACGTACTTTGGCGACCGCGTCGAGACCATGCGCGAACTGGCTGCCGAAGGCCACACCGGGCTCATGTACCTGGACGACAAGGGCGACGCCGTCGCTTTCATCTGGGGCAGTAAACGGGACTATTTCGACCGCCATTTCTTTCGCTGCTGGTTCCCGGTCAAACCGGGTGAGTTCTTCGAGTTCGGCGGTGAGCTGTACCGCACTTACTGGGGGACCCAGCTATCGGTGGATTTCCAGCTGGATCTGTGGAAAGCCATGGCCGAGCAGGGTTGCAACAAAGTGGTCGACGTCTTCGAGCTGAGCAACATTCCAGCCGTCAAGCTACATTTGCGAATGGACTATCAGGAGCGCGGCCAGATTACCCATATGTATTGCTTGTTCAGCCGCTGGCGGTTCTTCCGTGACACGTTTTACACCGGCTCGCTCCTGGACTCTTTTCGTAAACCGGCCAAGCCGGTTCCATCTACTGCGGCGGCCTGA
- a CDS encoding glycosyltransferase produces MNRVSIVIPMYNEARHIGRTLLAAQEAARQAQLECELIVVDNGSDDHGPRIANELGARVLIVPGVHIGALRNRGAAVAHGDWLAFIDADIEMPANWLKLLLELEGHQGDVLGLDLDTPRQAPWFAEAWQRRSQRPGAHRLHRVQWLPSANLLMRRSWFERVGGFDESLRTGEDKDFSLRLRQIDAQLLLVNESVALHWGYEGSWREWMSKELWRQGSHLQLLRSHGPSLRLLRFPVLSIAAWGLDLLALLALLQGQLRLALMLLLITSLPPLFLSLRQSRRDPRLTLQLWALHGVRLHLTGAALLLNLCHWNVRRPARG; encoded by the coding sequence ATGAACCGGGTCAGCATCGTGATCCCGATGTACAACGAGGCCCGGCACATCGGCCGTACCTTGCTGGCGGCACAGGAAGCCGCCCGCCAGGCGCAGCTGGAGTGCGAGCTGATCGTGGTGGACAACGGCTCCGACGACCATGGCCCGCGCATCGCCAATGAACTGGGCGCGCGGGTACTGATCGTGCCCGGCGTGCACATCGGTGCCCTGCGCAACCGCGGCGCGGCAGTGGCCCATGGCGACTGGCTGGCGTTCATCGACGCCGACATCGAGATGCCGGCCAACTGGCTCAAGCTGCTGCTGGAGCTGGAAGGTCACCAAGGCGATGTGCTCGGCCTGGACCTCGACACGCCCCGCCAGGCGCCGTGGTTTGCCGAGGCCTGGCAGCGCCGCAGCCAGCGCCCCGGCGCCCATCGCCTGCACCGGGTGCAGTGGCTGCCCAGCGCCAACCTGTTGATGCGCCGGTCGTGGTTCGAACGGGTCGGCGGTTTCGACGAAAGCCTGCGCACCGGCGAGGACAAGGACTTCTCCCTGCGCCTGCGCCAGATCGACGCGCAACTGTTGCTGGTCAACGAAAGCGTGGCCCTGCATTGGGGTTACGAAGGCAGTTGGCGCGAATGGATGAGCAAGGAACTGTGGCGCCAGGGCAGTCATCTGCAACTGTTGCGCAGCCACGGCCCGAGCCTGCGCCTGCTGCGTTTCCCGGTGCTGTCCATCGCAGCCTGGGGGCTGGACTTGCTGGCGCTTCTAGCCTTGCTCCAGGGGCAGTTGCGCCTGGCGCTGATGCTGTTGCTGATCACCTCGCTGCCGCCGTTGTTCCTCAGCCTGCGCCAGAGCCGTCGTGACCCGCGCCTGACCTTGCAACTGTGGGCCTTGCACGGGGTGCGCCTGCACCTCACCGGCGCCGCGTTGCTGCTCAACCTCTGTCATTGGAACGTCAGGAGACCTGCCCGTGGCTGA
- a CDS encoding glycosyltransferase family 2 protein, whose protein sequence is MAEFIYWACLLLPVYAYLGYPLMLSLLTPLFPVRRYGKALPMDISIVIAAHNEARHIEDKLRTLLAQDYQARSLQIILASDGSSDDTVACARRVIDPRISVLDLPRQGKAAALNTGVAHSSGEILVFTDADNQWAHDTLGHLLAPLGDPEVGACAGHMEIPVPGNGLSLGDSLYRHYEGWLRRVESRTDCMVSADGALLALRRELFEPIPAQVNDDFFLSTCAPAAGKSIVYVPKARVIDQGVDEADKQFRRRQRVTVGGLQSLAQRRALLNPMRHGLYAIGLISHKLVRRLAPVLLLPLLLSNLWLWSDQGFYRLSMAAQVLGYAMALLGLLDIHHRLPRPFRLAAFVLVTLAGMSIGLWQFLRGRRYSQWNPEQNR, encoded by the coding sequence GTGGCTGAATTCATTTATTGGGCCTGCCTGCTGCTGCCGGTGTACGCCTACCTCGGTTACCCACTGATGCTGAGCCTGCTGACACCGCTGTTTCCAGTCCGGCGCTACGGCAAGGCACTGCCGATGGACATCAGCATTGTCATCGCCGCCCACAACGAAGCACGGCACATCGAAGACAAGTTGCGCACCTTGCTCGCCCAGGATTATCAGGCGCGCTCGCTGCAGATCATCCTCGCCAGCGACGGTTCCAGCGACGACACCGTAGCCTGCGCGCGCAGGGTGATCGACCCGCGCATCAGCGTGCTCGACCTGCCCCGCCAGGGCAAGGCTGCGGCGCTCAATACCGGCGTGGCCCACAGCAGCGGTGAGATCCTGGTCTTTACCGACGCCGATAACCAATGGGCCCACGACACCCTTGGCCATTTGCTCGCCCCCCTGGGTGATCCGGAGGTCGGCGCCTGTGCCGGCCACATGGAAATCCCCGTACCGGGCAATGGCCTGAGCCTGGGCGACAGCCTGTATCGGCACTACGAAGGCTGGCTGCGGCGAGTGGAGAGCCGCACCGACTGCATGGTCTCGGCCGACGGCGCGTTGCTGGCCCTGCGCCGAGAACTGTTCGAGCCGATTCCGGCCCAGGTCAACGATGATTTCTTCCTCAGCACCTGCGCGCCGGCCGCCGGTAAATCCATCGTCTATGTGCCGAAGGCCCGGGTGATCGACCAGGGCGTGGACGAGGCCGACAAGCAGTTTCGTCGGCGCCAGCGGGTCACCGTGGGTGGCCTGCAGAGCCTGGCCCAGCGCCGGGCGCTGCTCAATCCGATGCGTCATGGCCTGTACGCCATCGGCCTGATCAGCCACAAGCTGGTCCGTCGCCTGGCGCCGGTGTTGCTGCTGCCGCTGTTGCTCAGCAACCTCTGGTTATGGAGCGACCAGGGGTTCTATCGCCTGAGCATGGCGGCCCAGGTGCTCGGCTACGCCATGGCGCTGCTTGGCTTGCTGGATATACACCACCGCTTGCCCCGGCCCTTTCGCCTGGCGGCGTTCGTGCTGGTGACGCTGGCGGGCATGAGCATCGGCCTCTGGCAGTTCCTGCGGGGCCGGCGCTACAGCCAATGGAACCCCGAGCAGAACCGATAA
- a CDS encoding GNAT family N-acetyltransferase gives MSILQALRDGIQKKGLSSVLKLLFRRYVFFHTRLVWLEHDVRTPLPPHNLKPYPPMRLEFITVSNADAFARHFGDRVETMRELAAEGYTGLMYLDAQGDTVGFAWASTRDYFDRHFYRCNFPIKPGEYFQFGGEAIREYWGSSISADMQLQVWKVMADHGCNTMVDVCDLQNIQAIKMHLRMGFQERGKITHVYRLFGRWRFFRDTLYRGSALNAFRKPAPPLASTAPV, from the coding sequence ATGAGCATTCTGCAAGCATTACGTGATGGCATTCAGAAAAAAGGCCTGAGCTCCGTCCTCAAACTGCTGTTCAGGCGCTACGTGTTTTTCCACACCCGACTGGTGTGGCTGGAGCACGATGTGCGGACCCCACTCCCCCCGCATAACCTCAAGCCCTATCCACCGATGCGCCTGGAGTTCATCACGGTCAGCAATGCCGATGCTTTTGCCCGGCACTTCGGCGACCGCGTCGAAACCATGCGCGAGCTGGCGGCCGAAGGCTACACAGGCTTGATGTACCTGGATGCTCAGGGCGATACCGTGGGTTTCGCCTGGGCCAGTACACGGGACTATTTCGACCGCCATTTCTATCGCTGCAATTTTCCCATCAAGCCTGGCGAGTATTTTCAGTTCGGTGGCGAGGCGATCCGTGAATACTGGGGTTCCAGTATCTCGGCGGACATGCAGTTGCAAGTGTGGAAAGTCATGGCAGACCACGGTTGCAACACCATGGTCGATGTCTGCGATTTGCAAAACATCCAGGCAATCAAGATGCACCTGCGCATGGGCTTCCAGGAGCGCGGCAAGATCACCCATGTGTATCGCCTGTTCGGTCGCTGGCGGTTTTTCCGCGACACGCTCTACCGCGGCTCGGCACTGAACGCCTTTCGTAAACCGGCCCCGCCGCTTGCATCGACTGCCCCAGTCTGA